One Mycobacterium kubicae genomic window carries:
- a CDS encoding FHA domain-containing protein, translated as MRPRVRATVGRSSTNDIVLDDGLVSRVHAILVSTSAGVEIRDINSRNGTFVNGSRVGRALLRNGDIVTIGNTAFAVSGTELVPYRSRPAACAPISWRRPAW; from the coding sequence ATGCGCCCGCGAGTCAGGGCGACGGTCGGTCGCTCCAGCACTAACGACATCGTCTTGGATGACGGGTTGGTATCGCGCGTACACGCGATCCTGGTGTCCACGTCGGCAGGTGTTGAGATCCGCGACATAAACAGCCGCAACGGCACTTTCGTCAACGGCTCGCGGGTCGGTCGGGCACTGTTGCGCAATGGCGACATCGTTACCATCGGCAACACCGCGTTTGCGGTGTCCGGCACTGAGCTGGTTCCGTATCGAAGCCGGCCCGCCGCCTGCGCGCCGATTTCCTGGCGCCGCCCCGCGTGGTGA
- the trhA gene encoding PAQR family membrane homeostasis protein TrhA, producing the protein MTQLYAPSSFTVRDHQPTPADAIQQLVEGAAQALAKPRLRGWIHVYSAGTAVIAGAALVAVSWAAASTEAGLATLAYTLATVALFAVSATYHRVDWRSPTARKWMRRLDHSMIFVFIAGSYTPFALLALPPHAGRVVLSVVWGGAVAGILLNVLWASAPRWAGVPLYLLLGWVAVWYTSTILHNAGVTAMVLLFVGGILYSVGAVLYALKWPDPWPKTFGFHEFFHACTAIAAICHYVAIWFVVF; encoded by the coding sequence ATGACCCAGCTCTACGCACCCTCCAGCTTTACCGTCCGCGATCACCAACCGACCCCGGCCGATGCAATTCAGCAGCTGGTCGAGGGCGCCGCCCAAGCCTTGGCCAAGCCACGCTTGCGCGGCTGGATACACGTCTACTCGGCCGGCACGGCAGTTATAGCCGGTGCTGCGCTGGTCGCAGTGTCGTGGGCGGCGGCATCCACCGAAGCCGGGCTGGCCACGTTGGCCTATACCTTGGCCACGGTGGCATTGTTCGCCGTCAGCGCGACCTACCACCGCGTCGATTGGAGATCGCCGACCGCCCGGAAATGGATGCGGCGCCTTGACCATTCGATGATATTCGTGTTCATCGCCGGCAGCTACACACCGTTCGCTCTGTTGGCCCTGCCGCCTCATGCCGGGCGAGTGGTGTTGTCCGTCGTGTGGGGCGGCGCGGTGGCGGGGATCCTGCTGAATGTGCTTTGGGCGTCGGCGCCGCGCTGGGCGGGCGTGCCGCTCTATCTGCTGCTGGGTTGGGTGGCAGTGTGGTACACCTCGACGATCCTGCACAACGCCGGGGTTACCGCGATGGTGCTGTTGTTCGTCGGCGGCATCTTGTACAGCGTCGGCGCCGTCCTCTACGCATTGAAGTGGCCGGACCCGTGGCCGAAGACATTCGGCTTTCACGAGTTCTTCCACGCGTGCACCGCCATCGCGGCTATCTGCCACTACGTCGCCATCTGGTTTGTGGTCTTTTAG
- a CDS encoding wax ester/triacylglycerol synthase domain-containing protein, which produces MANLTTLEHASPAIGAVAIVQGASPRYPKLKNLFAERIPAAWAHHPGFDLDQHIRRVALPRPGDDTALFQAIAHALERPLELNRPLWECWIIEGLQRNRWAILMRVHHSMADGTSAARLLARLCDDADADTFTTNHPSNKELSPVPAVPHGWTDTLWQAPTSVLKAAARVVSLPATWLAPTGTDTIRRHYRTVRVPLADVDRVCRKFGVSANDVALAAISEGFRAVLLHRGEQPRADSLRTLEQTDRRISALLPFLPVEHDDLVNRLRAVHSRLNRSAYQGGRSGPSFPSFSPVNLCAKAIQACTRLPQTGVVTLATNAPGPRRRLRLMGQSMDQVLPIPPTALHHSTGVAVLSYGDELVFGMTDDYDAASDMGQLTAGIERAMARLVALSADSVLLFGKNRRRRSPRTPTGDPQRRTVTPPARARH; this is translated from the coding sequence ATGGCGAACCTGACGACACTGGAGCACGCGAGCCCGGCGATCGGCGCGGTAGCCATCGTCCAAGGCGCCTCGCCCCGGTACCCGAAATTGAAAAACCTCTTCGCCGAACGTATTCCAGCGGCCTGGGCCCACCATCCGGGTTTCGATCTCGATCAACACATCCGCCGCGTCGCGCTGCCCCGACCGGGTGACGACACTGCGCTGTTCCAAGCGATCGCGCATGCTTTGGAGCGTCCCCTCGAGCTCAACCGGCCACTGTGGGAGTGCTGGATTATCGAGGGCCTGCAACGCAATCGATGGGCCATCCTGATGAGGGTTCATCACAGCATGGCCGACGGCACGTCCGCGGCCCGCCTGCTGGCCAGGCTGTGCGACGACGCCGACGCCGATACGTTCACCACGAATCACCCGTCGAACAAAGAACTTTCACCCGTACCCGCCGTCCCGCACGGTTGGACCGACACCCTATGGCAGGCACCCACCAGCGTCTTGAAGGCAGCGGCGCGGGTTGTCAGCCTGCCGGCCACGTGGCTGGCGCCGACTGGCACGGACACCATCAGGCGCCATTACCGGACAGTGCGAGTTCCGCTGGCCGACGTCGACCGGGTCTGCCGCAAGTTCGGGGTGAGCGCCAACGACGTTGCGTTGGCAGCCATCAGCGAAGGGTTCCGGGCGGTGCTGTTGCACCGCGGCGAGCAGCCTCGTGCCGATTCGCTGCGCACCCTGGAGCAGACCGATCGTCGCATCTCCGCCTTGCTGCCGTTCCTGCCCGTCGAGCATGACGACCTGGTCAACCGGCTACGCGCGGTGCACAGCCGGCTGAACCGGTCCGCATACCAGGGCGGCCGATCCGGGCCCAGCTTCCCGTCCTTCTCCCCGGTCAATCTGTGCGCCAAGGCAATCCAAGCCTGCACCCGGCTGCCGCAGACCGGTGTGGTGACACTGGCCACCAATGCGCCCGGCCCGCGGCGACGGCTTCGTCTGATGGGCCAGAGTATGGACCAGGTGCTCCCCATTCCGCCGACGGCGCTGCACCACAGCACCGGGGTGGCGGTGCTGAGCTACGGCGACGAGTTGGTGTTCGGCATGACCGACGACTACGACGCCGCATCCGACATGGGGCAACTTACCGCCGGCATCGAGCGCGCCATGGCGCGTCTGGTGGCGCTCAGCGCGGATTCGGTGCTGTTGTTCGGCAAGAACCGCCGCCGGCGCTCGCCTCGCACCCCGACCGGGGACCCCCAACGGCGGACGGTCACCCCGCCCGCGCGCGCCCGGCACTGA
- a CDS encoding SDR family oxidoreductase — translation MRYVVTGGTGFIGRRVVARLLQTQPDALVWVLVRRESLGRFERLAVHWGDRVRPLVGDLAELRLSEETLAELGRVDHVVHCAAIYDITAGEAEQRAVNVDGTRAVIELTQRLGAALHHVSSIAVAGDFAGEYTEADFDVGQQLPTPYHRTKFEAELLVRSTDGLRYRIYRPAVVVGDSQTGEMDKVDGPYYFFGVLAKLAVLPSLTPILLPDTGRTNIVPVDYVVDAIVALMHSPGRDGQTFHLTAPKTIGLHGIYRGVAKAAGLPALRGSLPQSVATPVLKVRGRAKVLRNMAATQLGIPAEVFDVVELAPTFVSDETRTALQGTGIEVPEFSTYAPKLWHYWAAHLDPDRARRDDPAGSLVGRNVIITGASSGIGRASAIAIAERGATVFALARNGDVLDELVAEIRSRGGQAYAFTCDVTDSVSVEHTIKDILGRFDHVDYLVNNAGRSIRRSVANATDRLHDYERVMSVNYFGAVRMVLALLPHWRERRFGHVVNVSSAGVQARNPQYSSYLPTKAALDAFAEVVASETLSDHITFTNIHMPLVKTPMIVPSRRLNPVPAISPERAAAMVVRALVDKPVRIDTPLGTLAQVGHYFAPRTSRRILHQLYLGYPDSAAARGVSSPEPVSTTRPARRRPTRPARAAAARVGVPRPVKRLVRLVPGVYW, via the coding sequence ATGCGGTATGTCGTTACCGGCGGTACCGGGTTTATTGGCCGCCGCGTCGTTGCCCGGCTTTTACAGACCCAACCCGACGCCTTGGTGTGGGTGCTGGTGCGGCGCGAGTCGCTCGGGCGCTTCGAGCGCCTCGCGGTGCACTGGGGCGATCGGGTGCGGCCACTGGTCGGTGACCTGGCCGAACTGCGCCTGAGCGAGGAGACCCTGGCCGAGTTGGGCCGCGTCGATCATGTGGTGCACTGCGCGGCGATCTATGACATCACCGCGGGCGAGGCCGAACAGCGCGCGGTCAATGTCGACGGCACCCGGGCGGTGATCGAACTGACGCAGCGACTGGGCGCCGCCTTGCACCACGTCTCCTCGATTGCGGTAGCCGGTGACTTCGCCGGTGAGTACACCGAAGCCGACTTCGACGTCGGTCAGCAACTGCCGACCCCGTATCACCGGACCAAGTTCGAAGCCGAGCTATTGGTGCGCTCGACCGACGGATTGCGGTATCGCATCTACCGCCCAGCCGTGGTGGTGGGCGATTCGCAGACCGGTGAGATGGACAAGGTCGACGGTCCCTACTATTTCTTCGGCGTGTTGGCCAAGCTGGCCGTCCTACCCTCCCTGACGCCAATTCTGTTGCCCGACACCGGCCGGACGAATATCGTCCCGGTCGACTACGTAGTCGACGCCATCGTCGCGCTTATGCACAGCCCAGGCCGCGACGGCCAGACGTTCCACCTGACCGCACCCAAAACGATTGGCCTGCACGGCATTTACCGCGGCGTCGCGAAAGCGGCCGGGCTGCCTGCGCTGCGCGGCTCGCTGCCGCAATCGGTGGCCACCCCGGTGCTGAAGGTGCGCGGTCGCGCCAAGGTGCTGCGGAACATGGCGGCTACCCAGTTGGGCATCCCCGCTGAGGTTTTCGACGTCGTGGAGCTGGCGCCCACGTTCGTCTCCGACGAGACCCGAACTGCCCTGCAGGGCACAGGAATCGAGGTGCCCGAGTTCTCGACGTACGCGCCCAAACTGTGGCACTACTGGGCAGCACATCTCGATCCCGACCGCGCTCGTCGCGACGACCCCGCCGGGTCGCTGGTGGGCCGGAACGTGATCATCACCGGCGCGTCCAGCGGAATCGGCCGAGCGTCGGCGATCGCCATCGCCGAGCGAGGCGCCACGGTTTTTGCGTTAGCGCGCAACGGCGATGTGCTCGACGAACTGGTCGCCGAGATCCGGTCGCGGGGTGGGCAGGCGTACGCGTTCACGTGTGACGTCACCGATTCGGTGTCGGTGGAACACACCATCAAAGACATCCTGGGCCGCTTCGATCACGTCGACTACCTGGTGAACAACGCCGGCCGGTCGATCCGCCGCTCGGTGGCCAATGCCACCGACCGATTGCACGATTACGAACGGGTCATGTCCGTCAACTACTTCGGCGCGGTGCGCATGGTGCTCGCGTTGTTGCCGCATTGGCGGGAGCGCCGGTTCGGCCATGTGGTCAACGTGTCCAGCGCCGGTGTGCAAGCCCGCAATCCGCAGTACAGCTCTTATCTGCCGACCAAAGCGGCGCTGGACGCGTTCGCCGAGGTGGTGGCCTCCGAGACGCTGTCCGATCACATCACGTTCACCAATATCCATATGCCACTGGTGAAGACGCCGATGATCGTGCCGTCGCGACGGCTCAACCCGGTGCCGGCGATCAGCCCGGAGCGGGCGGCGGCAATGGTGGTGCGGGCGTTGGTCGACAAGCCGGTGCGCATCGACACTCCGTTGGGCACCCTGGCCCAGGTCGGCCATTACTTCGCGCCGCGCACTTCCCGGCGGATCCTGCACCAGCTGTACCTGGGTTATCCGGATTCGGCTGCCGCGCGCGGTGTTT
- a CDS encoding histidine phosphatase family protein, with product MAKRISIWKAAALVAVAIFVGACGGGNTPQARTITLTFIRNAQSEANADGIIDTAAPGPSLTDEGKGQAQQLAHQARHNDFDAVYASSMAEAQQTAGPLASELGKHVEILPGLQSINAGWFNGKPESTASTTYLMAPAQWLQGDIHNNIPGSLDGKEFNDQFTAAIRKIYDSGNKKPVVFSQGAAIMVWTLLNAINAKSNLMTTHPLPNTGRVVLTGNPLSGWTLVDWDGIRSFT from the coding sequence ATGGCCAAGCGCATCAGCATTTGGAAGGCAGCGGCTCTTGTCGCCGTGGCAATATTCGTCGGCGCCTGCGGCGGGGGCAACACTCCCCAAGCGCGCACCATCACGCTGACGTTTATCCGCAACGCCCAATCCGAGGCGAACGCGGACGGGATCATCGACACCGCGGCCCCGGGCCCCAGTCTCACCGACGAGGGCAAGGGGCAAGCCCAGCAGCTCGCGCATCAAGCCCGGCACAACGACTTCGACGCCGTCTACGCCTCCTCCATGGCCGAAGCCCAGCAGACCGCCGGCCCGCTCGCCAGTGAGCTGGGTAAGCACGTCGAGATTCTGCCCGGCCTGCAGTCGATCAACGCCGGCTGGTTCAACGGCAAACCCGAATCCACGGCCAGCACGACTTATCTGATGGCACCGGCGCAGTGGCTGCAGGGCGACATCCACAACAACATCCCCGGTTCACTGGACGGCAAAGAGTTCAACGACCAGTTCACCGCCGCCATCCGCAAGATCTACGACAGCGGCAACAAGAAACCCGTCGTCTTCTCTCAGGGCGCGGCCATCATGGTCTGGACGTTGCTGAACGCCATCAACGCCAAGAGCAACTTGATGACCACCCACCCGCTGCCCAACACCGGCCGAGTGGTCCTCACCGGCAACCCACTGAGCGGCTGGACGCTGGTCGACTGGGACGGTATCCGCAGCTTCACCTGA
- a CDS encoding sensor histidine kinase, translated as MKTSALRAVRSATILSRLNPRRANVRARSALAAALVMTACFAIGCGVLALVLYRSLQSSAQHAAAARAEQISAELHANSPRDLNPSLLATDSQIGAVQIVDHTGKVLAASAGAPTTPLKTVSLDPGNARSVGRAKGPHDTYDLWMTAQQVSLPGGAVTVLVGADQEHVEHLVREVTALLAAGAPVIIAFGVVGTYRLVGAALGPVEAIRARVALISSTDLAERVPVPPTRDEIAHLASTMNAMLARLERGRDAQRRLVGDASHELRSPLATITTALEMAVGRPELMDSELINEALLPEAHRMQQLIEQLLLLARSDEDALNLRQDDVDLDDLLSAEVSRLRAVGSLHIVSHIQACRAVGDRAALAQVIRNLVDNAARHALSAVELDCRYDAGLAVVTIADDGPGIPVQERARIFERFVRLDHARARTSGGSGLGLAIVAEVVRAHHGTVTVGDARHGGAAFTVTLPTGSG; from the coding sequence ATGAAGACCTCCGCGTTGAGGGCGGTCCGAAGCGCCACGATCCTCAGCCGGCTGAACCCGAGGCGAGCCAACGTGCGGGCCCGTTCGGCGCTCGCGGCCGCGCTGGTGATGACGGCGTGTTTTGCCATCGGCTGCGGGGTTCTGGCACTGGTGCTGTACCGATCGCTGCAATCCAGCGCTCAGCATGCTGCCGCGGCGCGCGCCGAGCAGATCAGTGCAGAGCTGCACGCCAATTCGCCACGGGACCTGAACCCGTCACTGTTGGCCACCGACAGCCAGATCGGTGCCGTCCAGATCGTCGACCACACCGGAAAAGTGCTGGCCGCTTCGGCCGGAGCTCCCACAACACCGCTGAAAACCGTTTCGTTGGACCCAGGGAACGCACGCAGTGTGGGGCGCGCCAAGGGGCCGCACGACACCTACGACTTGTGGATGACGGCGCAGCAGGTCTCCCTGCCCGGCGGGGCCGTCACCGTGCTGGTCGGCGCCGACCAGGAACACGTGGAACACCTGGTGCGCGAGGTCACCGCCCTACTGGCCGCCGGCGCTCCGGTCATCATCGCCTTCGGGGTGGTCGGCACCTACCGGTTGGTGGGCGCCGCGTTGGGACCGGTGGAGGCGATCCGGGCCCGGGTGGCGCTCATCTCCAGCACCGACCTCGCAGAACGCGTGCCAGTACCGCCCACCCGCGACGAGATCGCCCATCTAGCCAGCACGATGAACGCCATGCTGGCGCGCCTGGAACGCGGGCGTGACGCGCAACGCCGACTCGTCGGCGACGCCTCGCACGAATTGCGCAGCCCCCTGGCCACCATCACGACCGCCCTCGAAATGGCGGTGGGCCGCCCGGAACTGATGGACAGCGAGTTGATCAACGAAGCGTTGCTGCCCGAAGCCCACCGGATGCAGCAACTCATCGAACAACTGCTTCTGCTGGCACGCTCGGACGAGGATGCGCTGAACTTGCGACAGGACGACGTCGACCTCGACGACCTGCTGTCGGCCGAAGTGAGCCGGCTGAGGGCGGTCGGATCGCTGCACATCGTCAGCCACATCCAGGCGTGCCGCGCCGTCGGCGACCGCGCCGCCCTGGCCCAGGTGATCCGCAATCTCGTCGACAATGCGGCGCGGCACGCTTTGAGTGCGGTTGAGTTGGATTGCCGTTATGACGCCGGGCTCGCCGTCGTCACGATCGCCGATGACGGGCCCGGAATCCCGGTGCAGGAGCGGGCTCGCATCTTCGAACGGTTCGTCCGCCTCGACCACGCGCGCGCCCGGACCTCGGGAGGATCTGGTCTAGGGTTGGCGATCGTGGCCGAGGTCGTTCGCGCCCATCACGGCACCGTCACAGTCGGTGATGCGCGCCACGGCGGCGCGGCGTTCACGGTGACCTTGCCCACTGGCTCCGGGTAA
- a CDS encoding MaoC family dehydratase, whose product MAIDPGAIGAVTDPVLFEWTDRDTLLYALGVGAGLDDLSFTTENSHGITQQVLPTYAVICCPAFGAAAKVGTFNWAKLLHGSQSVRLHAPLPAAGKLSVVTEVADIQDKGEGKNAIIMLRARGTDPDTDTVVAETLTTLVIRGEGGFGGEPGQRPAAPEFPDREPDARIDLPTREDQALIYRLSGDRNPLHSDPWFAKELAGFPKPILHGLCTYGVAGRALVAELGGGVAANISSIAARFSSPVFPGETLSTVIWRTESGRAVFRTEVAGSDGGEARVVLDDGAVEYQSS is encoded by the coding sequence ATGGCGATTGACCCGGGTGCCATCGGCGCGGTAACCGACCCGGTGCTGTTCGAATGGACCGACCGGGACACGTTGCTCTATGCGCTCGGCGTCGGTGCCGGACTCGACGACTTGTCCTTCACCACCGAGAACAGCCACGGCATCACCCAGCAAGTCCTGCCGACCTACGCGGTGATCTGCTGCCCTGCCTTCGGTGCGGCGGCCAAGGTCGGTACGTTCAACTGGGCCAAGCTATTACACGGCTCGCAGTCGGTTCGGTTGCATGCACCGTTGCCCGCGGCGGGAAAGCTTTCGGTGGTCACCGAAGTCGCCGACATCCAGGACAAGGGCGAGGGCAAGAACGCGATCATCATGCTGCGCGCCCGCGGCACCGACCCCGACACCGACACCGTGGTAGCCGAGACGTTGACCACCTTGGTGATCCGCGGTGAGGGCGGCTTCGGCGGAGAGCCGGGACAGCGGCCGGCGGCACCGGAATTCCCCGACCGGGAACCCGACGCCCGCATCGACCTGCCCACCCGCGAGGACCAAGCGCTGATCTACCGGCTCTCCGGTGACCGCAACCCGCTGCACAGCGACCCGTGGTTCGCCAAAGAGCTGGCCGGATTTCCCAAGCCGATCCTGCATGGCTTGTGCACCTACGGCGTGGCCGGGCGCGCGTTGGTCGCCGAACTGGGTGGCGGTGTGGCGGCCAACATCTCCTCGATTGCGGCGCGGTTCAGTTCACCGGTCTTCCCGGGTGAGACGTTGTCCACGGTGATCTGGCGTACCGAATCGGGCCGCGCGGTGTTCCGCACCGAGGTGGCCGGGTCGGATGGCGGGGAGGCCCGGGTGGTCTTGGACGACGGCGCGGTGGAATATCAATCGAGCTGA
- the otsB gene encoding trehalose-phosphatase, producing MSVTIDPRRHDAVLVDSASGHSQALVRRLQDAGVGALVISPGTDNLTRAAERLQVRPGRCAVVATDARGVLAARNGGFALVVGIGADIDALHDADADAVVAALDEIHVRTGDRRMSQLPDAVQALSELTGAPAVFFDFDGTLSDIVEDPAAAEPVAGASEALQELAARCPVAILSGRDLADVTQRVGLPGLWYAGSHGFELTAPDGTHHQNDAAAKAIPVLEEAAAQLREEIGSIPGVAVEHKRFGVSVHYRNTARDRVGEVAAAVRAAGRRESLRVTTGREVIELRPDIDWDKGKTLRWVIDHLHDAGSGPLVPVYLGDDITDEDAFDAVHDDGVPIVVRHSDDGDRATAALFALDSPARVSEFTAQLARRLRSSD from the coding sequence ATGTCGGTCACCATCGACCCGCGCCGCCATGACGCGGTCCTTGTCGACAGCGCATCGGGTCACAGCCAGGCGCTGGTCCGGCGACTCCAGGATGCCGGTGTGGGCGCGCTCGTCATCTCCCCCGGCACCGACAACCTGACCCGGGCAGCCGAGCGCCTACAGGTGCGGCCGGGTCGCTGCGCCGTCGTCGCAACCGACGCCCGAGGCGTCCTGGCCGCCCGCAACGGCGGCTTCGCGTTGGTCGTCGGCATCGGCGCAGACATCGACGCGCTACACGACGCGGACGCCGACGCCGTCGTCGCGGCGCTGGACGAGATCCACGTGCGCACCGGGGACCGGCGCATGTCGCAGCTGCCCGACGCGGTTCAGGCGCTGTCGGAGCTCACCGGCGCCCCGGCAGTGTTTTTCGACTTCGACGGCACACTGTCGGACATCGTCGAGGATCCCGCTGCGGCCGAGCCCGTCGCGGGCGCATCCGAAGCGCTGCAGGAGCTGGCGGCGCGATGTCCGGTCGCCATTCTCAGCGGTCGTGATCTTGCCGACGTGACCCAGCGGGTCGGGCTGCCCGGGCTGTGGTACGCCGGCAGTCACGGCTTCGAGTTGACCGCCCCAGATGGCACGCATCACCAGAACGACGCTGCCGCGAAGGCCATCCCGGTGCTGGAGGAAGCGGCCGCCCAGCTCCGGGAGGAGATCGGGTCGATTCCTGGTGTTGCGGTGGAGCACAAGCGCTTTGGCGTCTCTGTGCACTACCGCAACACCGCACGTGACCGGGTGGGAGAAGTGGCGGCCGCAGTGCGGGCGGCGGGGCGGCGGGAGTCGTTGCGGGTGACCACCGGGCGCGAAGTCATCGAGCTACGCCCCGACATCGACTGGGACAAAGGCAAAACGCTGCGCTGGGTGATCGACCATCTGCACGACGCGGGTTCGGGTCCGCTGGTGCCGGTGTATCTCGGTGACGACATCACCGACGAGGATGCTTTCGACGCGGTGCACGACGATGGCGTTCCGATCGTGGTGCGGCACAGCGATGACGGTGACCGCGCGACGGCGGCGCTTTTCGCGCTCGACAGTCCCGCACGGGTCAGCGAGTTCACCGCGCAGCTGGCACGCCGGCTTCGTTCGAGCGACTAG
- a CDS encoding response regulator transcription factor → MRVLLVEDEERLAQTVRRGLIAEGFVVDVEHDGRNGLAAVSSGEYDVVVLDIMLPGLSGYQVLREMRARSVWTPVLMLSAKDGEYDLADAFDIGADDYLTKPFSFVVLVARLRALLRRGAPERPAVLTAGTLALDPARRLVTRGQTVLSLTPREYGVLEFLLRHKGDVVSKAEILRSVWDSNYDGDDNVVEVYIGYLRRKVDAPFGVATIETVRGAGYRLLADT, encoded by the coding sequence GTGCGTGTGCTGCTGGTCGAGGACGAAGAACGACTCGCACAGACGGTGCGTCGGGGCCTGATCGCGGAAGGATTCGTCGTCGACGTCGAGCACGACGGTCGGAACGGATTGGCGGCCGTCTCGAGCGGCGAGTACGACGTGGTGGTGCTCGACATCATGCTGCCCGGGCTGAGTGGCTATCAGGTGCTGCGGGAGATGCGGGCCCGTTCGGTATGGACCCCGGTATTGATGCTGTCGGCCAAGGACGGCGAATACGATCTCGCCGACGCGTTCGACATCGGCGCCGACGACTACTTGACCAAACCGTTCTCGTTCGTGGTGCTGGTGGCGCGGTTGCGGGCGTTGTTGCGCCGGGGCGCTCCGGAACGCCCCGCGGTGTTGACCGCGGGAACGTTGGCGTTGGATCCGGCACGGCGATTGGTGACCCGTGGCCAGACGGTGCTGTCCCTGACGCCGCGTGAATACGGAGTGCTGGAATTTTTGTTGCGGCACAAGGGCGATGTGGTCAGCAAGGCAGAGATTCTGCGGTCGGTGTGGGATTCGAATTATGACGGCGACGACAACGTTGTCGAGGTCTACATCGGCTATCTGCGGCGCAAAGTCGACGCCCCGTTCGGGGTGGCGACCATCGAGACGGTCCGCGGCGCCGGTTACCGGCTGCTCGCCGATACCTGA
- a CDS encoding APC family permease — protein MLGINAIIGAGIFLTPGAVIRFAGPLAPLAYVLAGLFAGIMALVFATAARYVRTNGASYAYTTAAFGQRIGIYVGVTHAIVASIAWGVLATLFVSTLLRVAFPHHDWANDTRLLSVKTLTFVLFIAVLLVINIFGNRVIEWANAISTAGKLFALSIFIVGGLWLVVTRHVNNYGESSSAEVYRPAAYALFGFVTVGHGVVAGLVLATVAALYAFTGFESIANAAEEMHEPDRNLPKAIPLAILGVGIAYVLAVTTAMLLGADKVVASHDTVRLAAAIGNDAFRTIVVLGALISMFGINVAASFGAPRVWTALSDTGILPARLSQQNRFGVPMLAFTATASLALAFPLALSFDIVNLTGLAVIARFIQFIVVPIALIVLVRKRTAAPAAAPPNAFTDKVLPITAVAISVALAMSFDYRTILLTAHGGPNYFSIALIVSTFVLVPAAAYVHYYRSVDRQLD, from the coding sequence ATGCTCGGGATCAACGCGATCATCGGAGCGGGCATCTTCCTCACTCCCGGCGCGGTGATCCGATTCGCTGGACCGCTGGCGCCGCTGGCCTATGTCCTGGCCGGGCTCTTCGCTGGCATCATGGCGCTGGTCTTTGCGACGGCAGCCCGTTATGTCAGGACCAACGGCGCCTCCTACGCCTACACCACAGCGGCATTCGGCCAGCGCATCGGGATCTACGTCGGTGTCACCCACGCCATCGTCGCCTCCATCGCCTGGGGCGTGCTGGCCACGCTGTTCGTCTCGACGTTGTTGAGAGTGGCTTTCCCGCACCATGATTGGGCCAATGACACCAGGCTGCTCAGCGTCAAGACGTTGACTTTTGTGCTGTTCATCGCCGTGCTGCTGGTGATCAATATCTTCGGCAACCGGGTCATCGAGTGGGCCAACGCAATCTCCACCGCCGGAAAGCTGTTCGCGCTGTCGATCTTCATCGTCGGCGGCCTGTGGTTGGTCGTCACCCGGCACGTCAACAATTACGGCGAATCAAGCTCAGCGGAGGTTTATCGGCCGGCGGCCTACGCGTTGTTCGGCTTCGTCACCGTCGGGCACGGCGTGGTCGCCGGACTGGTGCTGGCCACCGTGGCAGCGCTTTACGCCTTCACCGGTTTCGAATCGATCGCCAATGCCGCAGAGGAGATGCACGAACCGGACCGCAACCTGCCCAAGGCCATACCGCTGGCGATCCTCGGCGTCGGCATCGCCTACGTACTGGCCGTCACGACGGCCATGCTGCTAGGCGCCGACAAGGTGGTCGCGTCCCACGACACCGTGCGGCTGGCGGCCGCAATCGGAAACGACGCTTTCCGCACCATCGTCGTACTGGGTGCCCTGATCTCGATGTTCGGCATCAACGTGGCCGCGTCATTCGGCGCGCCGCGGGTGTGGACGGCACTGTCGGACACCGGGATACTGCCGGCTCGGCTGTCACAGCAGAACCGGTTCGGTGTCCCGATGCTCGCTTTCACCGCCACGGCCTCGTTGGCGCTGGCGTTCCCCCTGGCGTTGAGTTTCGACATCGTGAACCTGACCGGCTTGGCGGTGATCGCCCGCTTCATCCAGTTCATCGTCGTGCCGATAGCGCTGATCGTCCTGGTGCGCAAGCGAACCGCAGCGCCGGCGGCGGCGCCGCCAAATGCGTTCACCGACAAGGTGTTACCGATAACCGCGGTGGCGATCTCGGTCGCACTGGCAATGTCGTTCGACTACCGCACGATCCTGCTGACCGCGCACGGCGGCCCCAATTATTTCTCGATCGCGTTGATCGTCAGTACATTCGTGCTGGTGCCTGCGGCGGCGTATGTGCACTACTACCGCAGCGTCGACCGTCAGCTCGATTGA